The Mucilaginibacter rubeus genomic interval GCAGGTAATAACAGTTATACAGTAGCATATGAGGTTTACACCGATCAGATCAAGGATGAGAATCCGATACTGAGCTGGACAAGCGGCGAATCGGATCACCGGGGTGCTGCTTTTGGCTTCGGAAGCAATAAAACAGCCGGCGCGGTACAGCATTTTGGCGTTTCCGACTTTCAATACAAAACCATGCCCACCGCCGGGAAATGGCACCAGGTGGTGGTTACTTTTGATGGGTCATTTGAAAAACTATTTGTCGATGGCGAGCTGAACAATACAGAAAACAAGATGCTGTTTTTGCAGCTTGCAGATAAGTTCATCATCGGCGCTAAAACAAACCGCTCGGGCTATTTTTCGGGCGCAATATCATCGCTTAAAATTTACAACAAGCCCATGGCCGATAGCGTCATTAAACAATGGGCTTTACATCCTGCAAAGTCAGATATCGCAGTTTATCTTGATGCTTCTAAATTAAATTACGGATTGCTTCAAAAATGGGTGAACAACGGCGAAGCAGGTGGAACATTTCAACCGGGAGATGGAAGCAGGGCTGAAGTGGCCGATGTTGCAGGGAAGATAGCGGTTAATTTTACGGGCAAAAACGCATTGGTTTTCAACAATGGTGTTGGTGTTTCGGGGAAAGGTTACAGCATAGCTTTAAGTGTTTATCAAAGTACATCTGCCCAAAGCGGCTCAATACTGAAATCAAGGTCTTCCGCAGAACCTTTAATCAATGCCGGAAAATATTTAAGCGGAGGTAACTGGCATTGTATCATTAAAACCGTTAGCGGAAATACCAGTAAGCTATATGTGGATGGCACGTTGGTTTCAATTATTTCAAAAGCCAATAATCTTAAAGATGAGCTATTATTGGGGGATGATTTTAAGGGTGCTGTCAATAGTCTTGTGGTTTATAAACACTGTTTGTCATCAACAGAAATCAAGCAGTTAAGTAGTGCCTGGAAGCAAAACTATCATTCTCCTGTAACCGGGCCGTTGGCGTTTAAAATCGCTCCCAAATCCATCACACCGGGTATGGTTGAAATGCAGGCACCAGGTTATGCTTCGGTAAAGTCAAATCTTCAATATGATTTTATTAACGAGGTAGATAGCAGCAAATCAAGCGGATGGCAGGCTAATCCGTATTACATCAGCTACGGGCTTACCTCCGATAAAAACTACAGCTATTCATTTAAAGTAAAAGATAATTATGGCAACGTAAGTTCAAAAACAGCGGCTTTACCGGTGAGCACATCTTCGGCATTGTTTAATGTAGTTACAGATGGTTTTATAGTTAAAAAGGATTTTATTGCCGATGGCGCAACCGGTACTGTATGGAATGGCTTAATTGGTGCCGAAGATAAACTGGAGCGCAAAGTAATAAGCGGTGACAGCGTGCTGATGCTGGAATCAAAAGGCTCAAACTGGGACGGCAACCTGTCTTATGGTCCCTTTCTATATCTCAACGTATCGGGCGATTTTGTGGCCGAAGTAGAGGTAACCGATGTAAGCGGTTTCAAAGAGAAAAAGGTAGCTGGTAATAGCGATATGGGCTTAATGGTTCGGAAAGCTAAACAGATCGGTTCGGAAGGTACAGAAAACCTCATCCAGAACAGTATTTTCCCGGCCTGGAACTGCGGCAATATGTTTACCAATTTTAGAGGCGGCGATCGTATGCAAACCAACACGCAAACCGGATGGAAGTATAACCACTATTTACAGATTCAAAAATCAGGGGACGTGTTTTATATCAGGAGCAGCGCTGATGGTACACACTGGACAGAGCTGCCCGGAAGCCCGGTATCAAGGCCTGACCTCAACAGCAGCGATTTACAGATCGGACTTTACCACAGTACCTACGGCCCGCATCGCTCGTATGTTAAATTCTCTAATTTTAAACTTATCAGCAGGAAATAAAGCATACAAAATGACTGTTCATCGATAACATTAAATACTTTATCGACACATAACACTTCTTAACAGCACCTTCATTCATATTTGATTATTGTTTAACCACACAATCAATAAGCACATATGAAATCATTCTGACTTAACTAATTTTTAATTAATTGTCGAATGAGATCGTCTGTTCCAATAACAGGATTGCTGCTGCTGATGCTCAGCGCCTGCCAGCCAAGTATTTATAATACGCCCAAAACACGCGCTGTTTCTGTAAAACGGCTTATTCCGCCGCAGGGAATGGTTTACATTCCGTCAGGAACGTTCATGTACAAAATGCTGAACGATGACAAAGCCGAACAGCGAAAGGTAAGCGTTAGCGCCTTTTTTATCGACAAAACCGAAGTAACCAACAAGCAGTACCAGGCTTTTGTAAACTGGGTTGCTGATTCTGTAGCTATTACCGACTATCTCCACGACGACTCCTTTTTTATGCCCGCAACCGGCGCAACCGTTGGTAGCGCAGGCAAAGAACAAAGGCTGATAGACTGGAGCAAGGTTAACAAGATTTCCCCCCTCTGGAAAAAGGCTCCGCCCGAAGTTAAAGAGAAACTGGCACCGATGATGACTATGATTAACGGCGTGCGGGTGCCCAATCCGGAACTTGTTGTTTACCGGTTTTACTACATCAGGATGGATGGCGTAAAAAATAATGAGTACATGATGGATACCGTAAGTGTTTATCCGCATGAATCGGTATGGTCGGCAGATTTTCCTAATGCGCAGATGACCGTGATGGATGCCAATTACTTTACCAACAAAATTTACGAGTACAACCCGGTTGTTGGGGTAACCTGGAAACAGGCCCGGGCTTATGCCGATTGGCGCGGTACACAGCTCAGGCTTATGATCAGGAACAATCCTAACCTGCGCAACTTTAAACTTAGCTTTAGTTTACCAACCGAGGCACAATGGCAATTTGCTGCCGAAGCAAAGCTTAGTCCCAACGATACTACCGATCATACGGTAAAAACCACGGTTGATAAGGCTACCGGTAAAGAACAGCTTTCGCTTAACTTTAAACAGGGCGAGGGCAGCTATGCCAGTGATGGATCTACCTTTACACTTCCTGTAACCTCATATACGCCCAACGCCTTCGGAATTTATAACATGGCCGGCAACGTATCTGAATGGACGCTTGACGCTTACAGCCCTTCCTCATCTCAACTGGTGAATGACCTGAACCCGGCTTTGCTGTACGATGCTACAAGTAAGGATGCCATGCTGATGCGGCGTAAGGTTGTGCGCGGGGGCTCATGGAAAGATAATGGCGAAATGCTGAACACCGATACCCGCAGTTTTGATGACCAGGAAGCCGCACATTCCTATATCGGTTTCCGCTGTGTGATGGCCGCCTTTGAACTCACCGGCGAACAGGTTAAAACCAGGAAATACACTAAAAAGTAACAATCATGAACATGCTGAAAAAAGTAACTGCAGTAATCCTACTGCTTATGGGAACCTGCATTCATAAAAATTTCGCGCAGTCGGCGCCGGATAGTACGGTAACCGATACGCTGCCATCATTCGATAGCTACCTGCAAAAGGCCGATCTGAGCCAGGCCAGGCCATTTCCTTATCCTAAAACCAATCCGGCAAATATCAGGATGTATGCCAGGATCTGGCGGGTTATTGATCTGGCCGATAGTTCGAACGCTATACTGGCCATCCCTGGTCATTCATTAATGGAAGCCATTATGAAGGGCTTAACTACCGGAAAGCTTACGCCCTATGAAAAAGATGATTTTAAAAAGAAGCTGACCGCCAAACAGGGTTCCATGCGCTTTACCGACTCGGTGCTGGTGCCAAAGTTTGATAAGGATGGCAACCAGATCTCATCAAAAATGGTGCTCAATGATTTTAATCCCGACAGGATAACCCGCTTCAGGATTGAGGAAGATGTTTATTTCGACAGGCAGCGGGGTAAGGTGGATACCCGCATTATCGGCCTCGCACCCATGATGAACATCACCGGCACGGCCGATCTGCCGGGAAATATGGCATCGGCCCCGGCATTCTGGCTCTACTTCCCGCAGTTGCGTTTCGCGTTGGTACAGGAGGATGTGAGCGAGCCTGATAAGGGGATCTTCGACGTAACGCTTGATGATGTTTTCATGCAGCAAAAGTTTTCGGCCTACCTCATCAGGCAATTTTCGCCCGGTAATGCCGAAAGTGGGCAGCTGGATCCGGGTAGCCCCGAGGCGCTTAAGCTGCAACAAAAGATAGCCGATCTGAAGAAAAATATCTGGAAAAATCCACGGGGAATTAATGATAAAAACCTGGTTAATCAAACTCAAAATAATAAGGAGGAAAAGCCATGACAACGCAAATCAGATTATTGAAAGACTTTATGTGGTGGATGCTTTTTGTGGGCTTCCTGGGCTATTGTGGCAGGGCGAGCGCGCAGGTATTACCCGAATACAGTGCCTTCCCAAAAAACTCGATAGGCCTGCAATTGGGCACACAGGGTGTAGGCCTGCAGGGATCATCCGCCTTTGGCAGGGTGTTTAACGCCCGCATAGGTTTCAATACCGTGCCCGATATTACGGTACAATATAATGGCCGCGACCTTGGCCTTAACCGCACATCTGTTTATGGTATTGTTGACTGGCAACCGCTGTACGGTAATGCCGATTGGCTTTCGCGCAAATGGTATGTATCGGCCGGTATCAGCTATTATTTTAACAATACGCTGTACCGGGAGGGGATAGGCACAGTACCCAATTACTACATCTACATGTCGAAACTGCGGCCGTACATAGGCACAGGGTTGGGCAACATGCCGTTAAGCCACAGTATAGGGCTCCGTACAGATTTCGGTTTTTTTATTCCTATAAGCTCACCTACATCAACCTATGATGATAGAGCCGAAAAAGTAAGCAGCGGTTTGCGTGGGTTATTACCGGGGATGAACGCCGGGCTTACTCTCTACTACCGATTTTAATTGATTAACCTTTAAATATTAAGAAAATGAAAAAGAGCAAAATTAACTGGCTTCACGTAGCCATATCATGGGGTGCCAGTATCGTAATTCTTGGTGCTATGTTTAAAATTAATCATTGGGGTGGCCAGGCGGGTACTTACATGATAGGCTTGGGACTTACCGTAGAGGCCATGCTGTTTTTTACCCTCGGATTTTTCCCACCGGCGCAGGAACCCGAATGGGAAAGGGTATACCCCGAACTGGCTGTTGATTACGATGGAGGGCCGGTAAATAAGTCACGAATGATGCCTGTGGCAGGCGGCCAAACAGCAGCGCTTGATAAGCTTTTAACCGATGCTGATTTGAACGAGCTGAGCATCAGCAGGCTTGGCGAAGGCCTGAAAGTGTTTGCCGAAAAGGTTGACCGCATCAATACCATTGCTGATGTGTCCTTAGGTACCGATGAGTTTTCGGTAAAGCTGAAGCAGGCCGCATCCAAATTTGATTTGTTTGGGATTGCTTTTGAGCGGGCGACATCTGGACTTTCGGCCATTGCCGATAGCCGTGCCGATACCAATGCTTATCAGCACCAGGTGGCAAAGCTTACAGGCAACCTGGTACAACTTAATGCCCTGTATGAGTCGGAACTGAAAGGTGCCGATGAAAACCTGAAACAGGTAAATAACTTTTACCACGGATTAAGCAAGACCCTGCAAAACCTTAATGAATCGGCAGATGACAGCAGGCAGTTTAAGGATGAGGTTAACAAGCTGGCCAAAAATATATCGGCATTAAATGTTTTTTATGCCAATATGCTTTCGGCTATGAACCAGCCCCGCGTGTAATTGCGGACTGGCAATAACGGTTTAGTGTAAATTTTAATCAGATAAAGAAATGGCTATTGCAGGAAAGGAAACCACCAGGCAAAAGATGATCAATATCATGTACCTGGTGCTGTTGGCAATGCTGGCGCTAAATGTGTCTTCCTCTATTTTAGATGCCTTTAAAACCATTAACGATAGCTTAACCGCCTCGGCGGCTAACGTTGGTAATTCGGTACAGCAATTGTTTACGGCTTTTGAACAAACCCGGCTTAAAGAATCGCCCGAAAGGGCAGCGCCCATCTACCAAAAGGCGAAAGCGGCCCAAAAGGTAAGCGCCGGGTTAAATGATCTCATTACCCAGATAAAGAACGAGCTGGTTAATCAAAGTTCGGGCTACGATGAACTTACCGGCGATTTAAAGGAGCGGGATAACCTGGATATAGGTTATAATGTGATGATTAACAAAAAAAGGGCAAAAGCACTCAAAGAAAAGATTAACGATACCCGCGAAAAACTTAAGCTGCTGCTGGGCAAGGAAGATAGCAGCGCAGTATCGTTTACACTGAGCGCCAATGATCCTGTTAAGCACAACGGAAATGCCAAAACCTGGGAGGAGCTGAATTTTGGCGAGGGCGTACCCCTGACAGCAGATTTTACTATACTTTCAAAAATACAGGCCGATAATAAAAACGCCGAGTCGGAAGTGGTGAAAAAGATCCTGGGCAAGATGGACAGGGCCATTGTTAACCTGGATAAGTTTGAGGCAGTGGCCGTAGCGCCAACTTCATACCTCATCCAGGGGCAGCCGTACAAGGCCCAGGTTTTTTTAACAGCCTATGATTCCCGGTCGACCCCACAAATGGAGGTTGGCGGCAGTCCGATCAGCGTTACCGATGGCCGGGGTGTATATAATGCTTCAACCAGCAAGGAAGGTGTTTTTAGCTGGAAAGGTACCATCAAGGTGAAACAAACCGATGGTAGCATAAAAACCTATACCACGCCCGAGCAGCAGTATATGGTTGCCCGGCCCTCGGCAGTGGTATCGCCCGATAAGATGAACGTTTTTTATATCGGTGTAGATAATCCCGTGTCGGTATCTGTACCGGGTATCCCCTCAAAAAATATCAGGATAGGTATTTCGGCAGGTACATTAAGCGGTACTTCGGGTAAATATGTAGCCAGGGTAAACACTCCCGGCATGGTAACCGTAACAGTATCGGCAGAGATTTTTCCCGGCAAAACGGAGGTACTGAGCCGCACACAATTCAGGGCTAAAAGGGTCCCGGACCCTATCGCTAAATTTTCGGGCAGGTCGGGTGGGGGCGTTCCAACGGTAGCGCTAAAAGCGCAGGACGCCATTTATGCCACATTGGATAATTTTGATTTTGATGCGCGGTTTAAGATCACCCGTTTCAGTTTGATCATTGCCAATCCGCGTGAAAGTGCCTCGGTACAGGTTACCTCTGGAAATGCCCTGAGTAATGAAATGCAGGCTTCGCTCAGTAGTATCAAACCGGGTTCGCACGTAATTTTTGATAACATTATAGCAGTTGGCCCGGATGGAGCGCCAAGGCAACTGGCCCCGGTGGCTTTGACGGCTAATTAGTTTTAAGGTTAAAGGCTAAAGGTCAAAGGCAAAAGGTTGAATCGCCAAACGCTGTGCTACTAAATTTGTGATTGTTGTGTGCGAATTTATGGAGGTTAGATGATCGGTTGGCGTTCGGCTTTTAGCTCCTGAATATAAGCAAGTAAGCCATGTTTAGTTAAAAACATGGCTTACCAACAGCGCTATGATCTTTTGTTTAGTGGATAGGCAGGGCTTTAACAAATGTACCCGAAGCGTTAAAAATTATCGCGTACCTGGTACTGTTTGATGTAATGAACACAACATAACCTTGTAAGGTACCGTTGGATGTTTCAGAAAATGCTTTGTCAAATACATAACCGGGATAGGTAGTGGTTAGGTATGTAGCAATAGCTGCCGGAAGGTTTGCTTCGGTAACAGCGGCATGTCTTAAATCGTGTTTTTCAATTTGAACACGTTTAACCAGTTTGCCTGCGGCAGTTACAGCGGTTGAATAAAGTACGCCGTTTTTGCTGATCAAGATATAAACATTGTCGGGGGCTACAGAAGCATGCAGCAAGGTATCTGTTGGATAGGTTGCCGAAAAGTAACTGCTCACAGCAGCAGGCAATGCCGAAATTGCAACAGTGTCGCGGTGTCTGCCGTCGCGGTTGTCAAAAGGGCCACCCATATGCCAGCCTTGTCCTTTAAGGTCCATGCCTTCGCGTTGTTCAAGGATGTTTACAAAGGTGCCGGCAGCTGTAAATTTAAGGCCAACAAGGGCACTGTTGTATTTGATTACTACAACGTAGTTAACAACGGTGCTTGCGCTATCAATGGCATATGCCTTTTTAAAAGTGTAGCCGCTGTAATTGGCTGTAAGGTAGGTGCCTATAGCGGTTGGTAAGGCACTTGAAGCAACGGTATCTATTTGATTATGCCTGCCATAGCAGCCAACCATATAAACACTATCGGTACTTCCGGATGCAAGGCTGATAGCAATAGCACCCGTTGAGCCGATGGCTGATGAAGAAACGCCGGTTGAACCTGATTTTGAGGCGTTCTCCTTTTTGCATGATGCCAGGCAGATAACTGTACCCAACACCATTAGTGTAGCGTAAAAGGATTTCATTTTCTTGATTTAATTTAAATTGATAATTAGCGCTGCCTTTTTGTGGACAGGTTTAATTAAAATTAAATTGGAAAATTGGCTCGTCGGGAGATGTATCGATGAATGCGGGATTTAAATCGACGTTTGAAATGTTGCTTAAGGGCGTTAACGGCTTGATTGCAGTTCTTTGTAATTGGCAAATGATCCTGGTTTTATAGATGGAGCTAATTATGAATTGACAGATCATTTTGGATGTTTTGTCATTTGGGGATTATTTCGATCCTCAAATGGCGCGAGTATTCAGCACAGGCAAATGCGCGGGGTTATTAGTGAGCTTATAAAACATTTTTGACAATTGAGGGAAATTAAAAAAGTTGCGGGCATAGCTGCTGTGCCATGTTATTGGAACGAAAACTAATTTCGCTATTTTCTGAATATTTGTGAACATTAGGTGGTTTTAATAATGGTGTAAATAGCTAATTATTAATTAGTTATTATATGGTCAGCAAAGCGGTTAATTGCATAAAATTATCTATGTAGTGTAGCCAATAGAGCGTTTGAAAAACTTTGACATGTGTATTTACTTTCCGGTATCGGGAAAAAAAATACACATCTTAAATTGAAATTTTGGCTTGCCAAATTTTCATAGCTACAGGCCCTATTTCTTCATCATATTAATGACTCGTTTGTTATACAATTTCAGCTACACTTTTGCATTTTTATGAACACGTACTATTTGAAATGTATCCGTTTAAGACAACATTTAATAAGCTGCACGACAAATTAAGCATCTGTTAAATCGAATTAAACCATTACGAAAATCTTTATTTCTCGCTTTTTCCTTTCGCGCAATTTACCGCTACACGCGTCATAACTAACAGCCTGGCTGTTAGCACCATCTTTGCAAATCTTAGGGAAAACCCTAAGCTTTTGAAAACATCTTTACAAAAATATTTACTAATTGTTGCAATATTAATAAGCGTTGCCAAAGTGCAAGCGGCAATAATTGCAACACCAAACCCCAATGGCTTAACTTCTCCAACCAGTATATATGGTGGACAGCGTATAGCGGTATTGGGTGTCACGCTGACCGACCCCACAGGTTCATCATTGACATCATTGACGTTTGTTTGTAATCAGAATATCTTAATCTATTTCACTAAAACCAGCAGCAGTATCTCCCTGGTGCGGATAAATGGCATAAATGCAACGTATGCTGCAGGTACAGGTACTGTCGTGACCGGCACCTCTACCAGCTTCGTTGTTAGTGGTTCGGGTTCAAATACATTGACGATAAGTAATTTTAGCCAGCCTATAAATTCCACCCCGGCAAGCTTTTTTCTGGTAGTCACTTTTGATGTTGGAGGCAATGCCCCAACTCCTTCACCTGCCAGTTTCAATTTTAATTTATCACAAGTTAATGGTACTGCGATAACAACAATTGTTGGGCCGACTTACACGTGGGCTAATCCCGCTATTGTAACAGTTACCGGAAATAACGTTCCCAAGGATAATGGCATTGAGGTGAATGATATTTATTATACGCAACAAGGCATTTGTGTTTTTGGTTTTTCTATAACGGTTGCAAATAACAAGGCTTTGGTAACTCAGGTGGCATTGTCTGCAGCGCTATCCGGAACCGCCGCGCCATTTTTTAGCACTTCAGATGTTTATGTTGTTGAAAACAACGGGACCGATTTTAATTCGGGCACAAACACTCCTGTGCCTACCACCAATGCTGTAGGCAGCAATTCTTCAACTATCAACCTCAATTTTAATACTCCGCTTGACTTTACGCCACCATCGGCAACGGGCAGCATTACAAGGAATTTTTTTGTATACATTAACTTTAACAGCAATTTTAAAAGCTACCCTAATGCAGTAACATTCTCGCTTAATCCACATGCTGTAGCTTACACAGAGATCTCAGGAGGTTCAGCGATCACTGCTCAAACGGTAAATCCGCCCCAGTCGGTTATTAATGGTTATCCTATCGCGTTTGCCACACCAACAATTATGTTCACGGGGCAAAATACTGTAGGCTCCAATGGCAATGATATTTCACGTACCACTTTAACTTTAAATCAAACAAACATTGTTTTATACGGCTTTTCATTGACCAATACAGGTAGTCAGACAGCGATCAGTAATATCCAACTGAATATGACTGCTATTAACCCGGCGGCTTTTAGTAATTTCCGGGTTTACAGATCAACGTCCGGTACTTTTACAAGTGCTACGGCCGTTCCGGCAAACCTGGTTGGCGGCACGATAGTTTTAAGCTCCAATGTGTTTAAGTTGGACCTGACCACGCCGTCCACTACTCCGCCGGAAACGCTTCCGTTTAACCAAACCTCCTATTATTTCATAATGGCCGACTGGCTTACACCTGTTAGCAGCCCCACAACTTTTCAATTTACTTACAAATCTATTACTCTTAATTCCGGTGCTACAATAGGTACATCAAATACCGATGGCCAGCAGTTCTCGCTCGGTGTGCCGATATATGATTGGACCGGGGCCACTAACAGTAGCTGGACCGTTGTTACAAATTGGTTGAAAAATGGCGTGTCTACCTCGACCGCACCCGGCATTACCAGTAGTAAAGATAATGTACGGATAGGTTATATAAGTTACACCAACAATAACAATCCTATAAATAACAGTTCAGGTTCCAATATTACAATTGGCAACCTCGAGATAGGCAGGTTAGGTTCAACCAGTTCGGCCGCAAGTGCCGTATTGTTGGATCTCAACGGTAAAACCATGACGGTGAACAATGGTTTAAGTGTCGATTCTGCAGCAGTGTTTACTTTAAACAGCAGCGTTGCTACACCTGCTGTTGGCACCCTTAAGGTAAACGGCGGTCTCTCAACCCTGGCCAGTACCGCATCAATTCAATTCGGGTCGTCTAATCCAGTTGTTTTTAATAATGCAGCCGGAACCTTTACCTTGCTTTCTGACGCCAACGGAACAGGTTCAATTGGAAGTATCCCCGGCAATACTAAATTAACCGGCACTTTTGTAGTGCAACGCTATTTTACAGGCGGCAGTATTGCCAATAGGGGATGGCGCCTGATGAGCTCGCCGGTCAATAACAATAATACGCTTCCGGTATCCACTGCCGCTACATATAACTTTTCGAGTTTAAAAACCAATTTGTTTATTACCGGAGCAGGCGGCAACGCTAATGGCTTTGATCAGCCTGCAAGTTATGGGGCCAATGGACCAACCATATTATTTTACAATATAGCCACTGGTTTGTTTACTCCATTAACAACATTGATTCCTGCTCCAGCTGTGAATGTTGGTTCTGGTTTTTATTTTTATTTCAGGGGCGATAATATCCATAACATTACCCAAAAACTAATCAGGTCGCCCGCTACCAATACTTTTGCCATACCCGAAAAAAATGTGGTTGGTTTGCAATCAGGTACGCTTAACCAGCAGGCGTTTACTTATACATTAGCTAATACAGGTGCAGGCTATAATTTAATCGGCAATCCTTATCCATCTAATATTACAATACCGGCCTCAGCTTTAACAGGTACTACCCCCTTTGTTTACACTTTTGCACCTGGCGGTAACAGCATAATTGCACAAGATGTATCTGCAGGAGTAACGATACAAACCGGGCAGGGGTTCTACCTTAAATCTAACAGCAGTTCCAGTTCCATCGCATTTACAGAAAGCTTAAAA includes:
- the gldM gene encoding gliding motility protein GldM; the encoded protein is MAIAGKETTRQKMINIMYLVLLAMLALNVSSSILDAFKTINDSLTASAANVGNSVQQLFTAFEQTRLKESPERAAPIYQKAKAAQKVSAGLNDLITQIKNELVNQSSGYDELTGDLKERDNLDIGYNVMINKKRAKALKEKINDTREKLKLLLGKEDSSAVSFTLSANDPVKHNGNAKTWEELNFGEGVPLTADFTILSKIQADNKNAESEVVKKILGKMDRAIVNLDKFEAVAVAPTSYLIQGQPYKAQVFLTAYDSRSTPQMEVGGSPISVTDGRGVYNASTSKEGVFSWKGTIKVKQTDGSIKTYTTPEQQYMVARPSAVVSPDKMNVFYIGVDNPVSVSVPGIPSKNIRIGISAGTLSGTSGKYVARVNTPGMVTVTVSAEIFPGKTEVLSRTQFRAKRVPDPIAKFSGRSGGGVPTVALKAQDAIYATLDNFDFDARFKITRFSLIIANPRESASVQVTSGNALSNEMQASLSSIKPGSHVIFDNIIAVGPDGAPRQLAPVALTAN
- the gldN gene encoding gliding motility protein GldN, with the protein product MNMLKKVTAVILLLMGTCIHKNFAQSAPDSTVTDTLPSFDSYLQKADLSQARPFPYPKTNPANIRMYARIWRVIDLADSSNAILAIPGHSLMEAIMKGLTTGKLTPYEKDDFKKKLTAKQGSMRFTDSVLVPKFDKDGNQISSKMVLNDFNPDRITRFRIEEDVYFDRQRGKVDTRIIGLAPMMNITGTADLPGNMASAPAFWLYFPQLRFALVQEDVSEPDKGIFDVTLDDVFMQQKFSAYLIRQFSPGNAESGQLDPGSPEALKLQQKIADLKKNIWKNPRGINDKNLVNQTQNNKEEKP
- a CDS encoding PepSY-like domain-containing protein; the encoded protein is MKSFYATLMVLGTVICLASCKKENASKSGSTGVSSSAIGSTGAIAISLASGSTDSVYMVGCYGRHNQIDTVASSALPTAIGTYLTANYSGYTFKKAYAIDSASTVVNYVVVIKYNSALVGLKFTAAGTFVNILEQREGMDLKGQGWHMGGPFDNRDGRHRDTVAISALPAAVSSYFSATYPTDTLLHASVAPDNVYILISKNGVLYSTAVTAAGKLVKRVQIEKHDLRHAAVTEANLPAAIATYLTTTYPGYVFDKAFSETSNGTLQGYVVFITSNSTRYAIIFNASGTFVKALPIH
- a CDS encoding SUMF1/EgtB/PvdO family nonheme iron enzyme yields the protein MRSSVPITGLLLLMLSACQPSIYNTPKTRAVSVKRLIPPQGMVYIPSGTFMYKMLNDDKAEQRKVSVSAFFIDKTEVTNKQYQAFVNWVADSVAITDYLHDDSFFMPATGATVGSAGKEQRLIDWSKVNKISPLWKKAPPEVKEKLAPMMTMINGVRVPNPELVVYRFYYIRMDGVKNNEYMMDTVSVYPHESVWSADFPNAQMTVMDANYFTNKIYEYNPVVGVTWKQARAYADWRGTQLRLMIRNNPNLRNFKLSFSLPTEAQWQFAAEAKLSPNDTTDHTVKTTVDKATGKEQLSLNFKQGEGSYASDGSTFTLPVTSYTPNAFGIYNMAGNVSEWTLDAYSPSSSQLVNDLNPALLYDATSKDAMLMRRKVVRGGSWKDNGEMLNTDTRSFDDQEAAHSYIGFRCVMAAFELTGEQVKTRKYTKK
- the gldL gene encoding gliding motility protein GldL; its protein translation is MKKSKINWLHVAISWGASIVILGAMFKINHWGGQAGTYMIGLGLTVEAMLFFTLGFFPPAQEPEWERVYPELAVDYDGGPVNKSRMMPVAGGQTAALDKLLTDADLNELSISRLGEGLKVFAEKVDRINTIADVSLGTDEFSVKLKQAASKFDLFGIAFERATSGLSAIADSRADTNAYQHQVAKLTGNLVQLNALYESELKGADENLKQVNNFYHGLSKTLQNLNESADDSRQFKDEVNKLAKNISALNVFYANMLSAMNQPRV
- a CDS encoding family 43 glycosylhydrolase; translated protein: MRKVQLIVFLSLCLAVLNSSAQQQSATVPGNGNPIIPGYFADPTVRKFGDTYYVYATTDGNGGGHGPSQVWTSKDLVNWTMHDMNWPTSNYYWAPDVIDGNDGKYYMYYCQPVDIYGASSISPTGPWTPLLSDGKSMIPNYFIPGVITLDGQTFKDDDGKIYMFWGTWGIYPDHGCGVGLLNPDMHTFAKTAKIPNTIAKDFFEAPFMFKRKGIYYFTYSSGFCEDSTYRVQYAISKTGPMGPFEFGKNNPVLSTNSDGSIHGPGHESVVQVGDDFYMVYHRHNNPHSNGGYHRQVCADKIVFDADGNIEKIVPTHLGVGLLGKSTINTPDEAYQKKVTASSYYNENYKPSFAVDNNNGSLWKPADNGRAPAWITINLGSEKTVQQVLTQFEYATWYYQYLIESSADGKNWKLFADRRENKQHGSPMVDSGNAKARFIRLTITGTEYPGLYKAIWNVKVYGERVVTGDAFADKKDIAKTVSAKEKEGLLVNLDVANQAGEAVSQWVNNGVLSGSFMASGKPPVVDIIAGKKALVFNGTQALESTVAVPQSLAGNNSYTVAYEVYTDQIKDENPILSWTSGESDHRGAAFGFGSNKTAGAVQHFGVSDFQYKTMPTAGKWHQVVVTFDGSFEKLFVDGELNNTENKMLFLQLADKFIIGAKTNRSGYFSGAISSLKIYNKPMADSVIKQWALHPAKSDIAVYLDASKLNYGLLQKWVNNGEAGGTFQPGDGSRAEVADVAGKIAVNFTGKNALVFNNGVGVSGKGYSIALSVYQSTSAQSGSILKSRSSAEPLINAGKYLSGGNWHCIIKTVSGNTSKLYVDGTLVSIISKANNLKDELLLGDDFKGAVNSLVVYKHCLSSTEIKQLSSAWKQNYHSPVTGPLAFKIAPKSITPGMVEMQAPGYASVKSNLQYDFINEVDSSKSSGWQANPYYISYGLTSDKNYSYSFKVKDNYGNVSSKTAALPVSTSSALFNVVTDGFIVKKDFIADGATGTVWNGLIGAEDKLERKVISGDSVLMLESKGSNWDGNLSYGPFLYLNVSGDFVAEVEVTDVSGFKEKKVAGNSDMGLMVRKAKQIGSEGTENLIQNSIFPAWNCGNMFTNFRGGDRMQTNTQTGWKYNHYLQIQKSGDVFYIRSSADGTHWTELPGSPVSRPDLNSSDLQIGLYHSTYGPHRSYVKFSNFKLISRK